The following DNA comes from Fundulus heteroclitus isolate FHET01 chromosome 1, MU-UCD_Fhet_4.1, whole genome shotgun sequence.
ACATAATTAACTCCAAATTAATTTAACAGACTTGGGGTTATTAAATTATACTTGTCCAGTTAGGTGCTTATATATCGTTTATTCTTTAGAAATCGTACATAATTCAGCAGTTCTAAAGGAAAGCTtgtaagaaattagaaaaatcagagcagaggaggaagaaaacTGATTGTGAGCCTTAATGGTTTGTGCTAAATTGCCTTGATGTAGTTTTGAACTGATGGTAGAGGAGCTGAACTCTGATGATGATCTCTGGTCAGCCGCTGAGATTACTAACAGAAGGTGCTGTTATTAAATTAAAGGAAAATATCCAACAGtagacttgatttttttttttttttttttttttcctgttttgagcCATTAAAATCTTTTAAAGAACTCCagaatgttttccttttctttccaaaaGCCTAAAAGATATTGAAGCgttaaactcctccaatatGAGTCACTTTACATGTGAACATTATGCATTCTGGTGTCTGTGTGCAGGATTTTCACGTGTTCGGTCACACTTACACCCGTTTCATTAGCATCTGGCAGAAAGATCACACACAAAATTACACAATGaataagttatttatttaattaaatagaCCATGAAACAATATTACAATCTGCAGCCTTTCTAGGGCCTAAATCCATGTTGAACCTTCATAAGGACTTCCACGAAGTCGGCGTAACAAAGGTTGTAAACGTGAGTCTGAACCTCAGCAGTGTAAACCTAACGGGATTTCATCTCCATCCACAGATCTTTGTCGAATAAATCTCAACATTTCAACACGTTAACACTACGTGTGCACATGGGAACAAATGATTATCATAAACGTGACAGCTGATTAGAGCTAAACAGGcctcttgtttaaaaaaaatatataaaaactcaACCGCTAAAGGAAAGTAGGAGACTACGTATAAATGCAGGaatggtaaaattaaattaagagCGCTGATGCCTCATTTTGATTTCCCATCAGTCTTGAGGTGCTGGTTTGTGAACCTTTCATTATAATATGTGCAAGTTGGACACTAATGCAACAAAATTACACAAGTTGGATGGTTACGCCTTAAAAATCGGTTAATAATCAGAAACAAGCAAATCCATTTCCAAAATCCAAacctgaaaacatgacattttaagcTATGAGTCCAATCAGCTGATGTCTCTAGCTCCGTAGGGTGTTTTACAAAGCAAACCCTTCACTGTCACATTTACCATAActctaaatgtttaaaacgATTTGGCAAAATATCACACGTATAAATATACTAGACCCCTCGAGTACTATTACAAAAACTTGTGCAATCAGTCATAAAAACAAGCCCAGcttgtacattttaaatcattcgctctcttaagaaaaaaaaaaactgaatcaaTTCAGGCTGGTTTTAGTGGCATTAAGAACAAATTTAGGATTAAACACGACTCAGTGATTACACGCAGAAAACCGCAGGACGAGTACATCTCAGTAAAGTAGAATATCATTAAAagattcacattttttaacaaaatcactgATCCAATTTCTCAGAAAACGTAAATGTATGACCAATAAAAAAGCGGTTTTAAATCTATTAATGTTTTGTTATGGCCACCAGGgtagagctgtttttttttccagagagcTGGATGGAAACAGTCCGTTGGCAGAAGCAGCAGGGAAACCCGCAGGCTTGACAGGGTTCTGAAGCAAAGTCCATTTCTGAATTTTTTGGGAGACCCACAAGGTGTGGACTGCAGCAACACCGGAAAGATCATGGACGTACTTCTCAGTAGGCTGATActtctgtatataaaaaaaatcttttacctattggtcttatgtaatattcaaGTTTTCTGAGAAACCGAATTTTGAGTATTTGTTAACTGTGAAGCCAGAATCACCTAAATCAACAGAAATGCATCACTGTGAGGAATAATTACCTACTGTCtgagatcttttttttcttcttattgaGTTACAGAAATTActgatattgtaatttattgagaCGTACTTAGTCGTGACGAGTTGTTACATGAGGTAAGTATTTTTCCTCCACCACTAGGGAAACGCTCTAATACTGTAGATTATTGGCGCAGGGtgaacagtgaaaaaaaaacatctctggaaaaaaatactGACCGGTAGGATATTCAGTCGAAAACATCACAGTGAAaccaaaagataaaataatcgATTGACAGGAAAATACCATAAGTACAGCAGTGTATGGTGTACACGTTAGAGGGGCCGGTCAGGCATGGGCCGAGGTTCTGCTTTACCGTCCCAGCGGTTCCTGGTCCTTTTAATAAAAAGGTACCAGAGAAAGTGCTGGGGTATTAAATAATGCGGCGCTGCCCCCTTTCCCACCGGTCGCTTTgtactgccagtcagctggctgaaaagaAAGGTTACTGCTGATaacaaaaattgcattttttttggtcaaattttATTCGAcgaaaatgtaaaaatgctgaGTAGATGCATGTGTTTCACATTGGTTTAAGATTAAATGGGATTAATTATTGTTCATTTGGCCCATAACATTTTGCCTTTCagtattttgcttttttgatTTATTGACTGAACgcacataaacataaaaaaaaagaaaatgaaaagaaataaaagccatATCGCCCTTAAATCTGAGGTGGAACTGGCCCTGTGCTCCTTAAACCAGGTTTGTTTAAACTGCCAAACAGCACACTAaaactttgggttttttttccttctttatatAAAAAGGTGCCAAAGTTCACAATTTGCGCTTTGAAGAAGTTCCTCGTAGTTTTGGACACTTCCGATATTTTCATAGACCAGATTCCTGAAAAGCTGTGAGACTGTGCTAAGCAACAAGCACACATCGGCAGTCGGTTTCAGCATTCACGATTTGTTTGAGCTTAAGTGATTAATAGTTTAGCAGTTCACGGTTAAAACCTGAAAAATTATTTAGGTAGACAGCCCGGCTAAGCTAGCAGCTGATGACATCTTGATGGTCTCCTAATGTCACTCTATAAAGAGCAGAAAGGCAAAAAGGTCAAATATTCTGCACAGGATGTTCCTAATTTTGTTATTAAGATCaagaaactgcatttttttggaCCTAAAAGTGAGACGGTGACCGGCCCATGCCTAACGTCAGCTACTGTTTCTGTATTCACTGGAAGGTTTCTATCTCTTCTGCCAGACACAGCCGGTCCTGCCGGGCTCGCTGAGGAGCCGCGCCCGTGGCTCGGCGTGAGCAGGCCGCCCCGGCGGCAGCAGGATGTAATGCGTGGCGCTGGCCTGCTTGCCGTCCTTCAGAATGGGGACGATGCAGGGCGAGAACTGGGCGGCGGGCGGCGCCCTTTCGCTCTGCTGTCTCTGTAAAGTCTTACTCACATAATTCGGATTAGCAGCGAAGCTCTGAGTGACGGGCATCACTCCGTTGATGTAAATGGGGAGGCTTTTGGGGCTCGGGGTGCGCGGCGGGCAGGGCGGGACCAAGGGCACCCTTGGGGGGACTTTGGGGGGCTTGTCGTCGTCGTTGCGGCTGCCGGGCTTCCAGAGAGCTGAGGGTTTGGGCGGGATGGGGATACGGGGAGGGATTTGAGGTTTCTCAGGGGGGATGGGGGGAGAAAGAGGCCCCGAAGAGGAAAACGGGTTTCTGGGTGATGATTGGGGTTGCTCTGATTGTTTTTCTCCAAAGGCAGCCATGACAGCAGACATTTCATGCTGGTTGTCTCTCTTCTCGTGAGCAAAGTAATGCAAGTTATCGGCCGCCATCCTGCCTCCTCCACCCAGCGGTCTGTCCTCTCTGCTTGGCCAAGAGAAAGCCAGCGAGTCTCTCCCAGCGGGCCTGATCCCCAGTGAGCTCCCCCGGTAAGCGCTGTTAACCTGACCGCAGTCTTTGTCGCTGCCTCTGGTTATGGCCTTTGGGCAGCTTTTAGGCAGGAGGCGCTGGCGGTCGCTGGTGAAAAACTCAACCTCGCTGTCTGCAGCTTCGTCTGACATAAGGTCCTCAGGGtcaggcggcggcggcggcggcagcggcaGCGGTTTGGCCTCTTTCTGACGGCCTCTTCTCTGGGAGGAAGGGACCACCTGGTCTCCCTCGCAGGGCCGCAGGGCGTGACCCGACGCCGGGCGGTAAGCCTCCGAGTAGAAAGCAGGGAAGGAGATGCCGGCTGTGGAGGGAAGGAGACGCAAAGCATTAAAACCAAATAAGTTTCCCCCCCAAACTACCCCTTTAACTGGGAACTCGTTTTAGCTGACATGAAGTTTCCCGCAGAGgcgagcaaaacaaaaaaaaaaaacaacactcacAGAGGAAGAAACATGGAAAAAACAAGTCACAGTGAACACAGATAGAGGACAGGAAACCAGAGTGAAAACAGCCGCCTAGCCTATCCCCTTCTTCGTCAAACATCAGTCACAACACCCTGATTAACACAGGAAGCGTCATTATCTGCAGGGCGGCCCGCAATCTCAGCCGAGCTTCCCATAACCTTCTCCGTGGAAACATCCATCATGCCCCAGACTGCCGGAACAGCTGGTGACCAAAGAGCGATAGCTTCAACTCCTCCTGCTGCGATACGCAGCTCAGCGCCCTGATGCACACTCACCCGCTCCTTCTGAGGCTTTTTTTATTAGACAAACAAGGTTAAACCCAAGAAAATAGTCTCTGacgctatctatctatctatctatctatctatctatctatctatctatctatctatctatagttCAACTGGTTGTAAAATTAGAAAGAGTAATTCCCAAtgatttttgaaaaagaaagtaaatactGATAGAGACACCACTCTACTCACTCGGTTGACGATGTgtaaaaatccttaaattaaatacaaaacaatgacgttgacatttttttttataatttccaCATTTGATTATATTTAATGTGGAGAAATATCCTATATTGAGCTATAATTCAccctatttttttaatatcccTAACAAAACCTAGGcatttttttgtacaaataaataaactcaaaaaGTACAGTTTACctatactttatttattttttttattattcagagtATCTAGAAACTTATCTAATTATCAGTCCACAATTTTCTGATTCTTGGGGTATAAATATGATGTTACGCagagataaaaataatttaggCACGTGTTAAATTTTCCCATTTAAAATCGACACATACACTTAATACAAAATTActcaaaataaagtttgtttacttttcctgaAATTGTGGGTGTGAGGGGGATGTAGTTACTGTACAACAAGTTACACGCAGCAGTAAGACGTGACTCACAGTTAAACTCCTTGGccatttgctgctgctgctgcagctcctgcaggtcGTGGTCCATGTCGGCGCTCAGGCCGAAGCACACCctgcaaagcaaagcaaagctgACAAATCCGCACAGAGCTGTGACAGCGTGTGAATGATTCCTACGTGTAACCGGCTGTCAATCAGTCATTGCATGCTGAACGACAACAACGGGGCATTCTCCACCTGCAAATAGGCTCCACAtgcttttttcattcttttacaGGTTAAATGaaatctgtaaacacttttaACCAGACATCTAAGTGAATATTACATCGCTTTAATTGATCCCACTGATTCGCTTTGAGCAGCGATTATTAGTTGTCTGTGTGAAGGAGCTTTGCTCTGCTGCCTTTATAAAGATTTTTGGGGCCATTttccaaacaaaacacaacgTGATCTAACCCATAAATATAGAAacgtttattttcatatttttatatatatatagatatatatatatata
Coding sequences within:
- the LOC105936396 gene encoding ERBB receptor feedback inhibitor 1, producing the protein MDGNQKNYWGQDLHRVCFGLSADMDHDLQELQQQQQMAKEFNSGISFPAFYSEAYRPASGHALRPCEGDQVVPSSQRRGRQKEAKPLPLPPPPPPDPEDLMSDEAADSEVEFFTSDRQRLLPKSCPKAITRGSDKDCGQVNSAYRGSSLGIRPAGRDSLAFSWPSREDRPLGGGGRMAADNLHYFAHEKRDNQHEMSAVMAAFGEKQSEQPQSSPRNPFSSSGPLSPPIPPEKPQIPPRIPIPPKPSALWKPGSRNDDDKPPKVPPRVPLVPPCPPRTPSPKSLPIYINGVMPVTQSFAANPNYVSKTLQRQQSERAPPAAQFSPCIVPILKDGKQASATHYILLPPGRPAHAEPRARLLSEPGRTGCVWQKR